The Saccharomyces mikatae IFO 1815 strain IFO1815 genome assembly, chromosome: 11 genome has a segment encoding these proteins:
- the APE2 gene encoding metallo-aminopeptidase (similar to Saccharomyces cerevisiae AAP1 (YHR047C) and APE2 (YKL157W); ancestral locus Anc_5.285), with the protein MLIVQRLSLKSAAKGTSLISKLHPCLRFITTSSKYLYNASSSQVDVNRSLRINEAWKQDKLSSLQHVNIVGKRRLFTETSHACAKCQKTALSLNNTPKREILPDNAVPIHYDLTVEPDFKTFKFEGSVNIELKINNPAIDTVKLNAVDIDIHSAKIGDVTASMITNEEEQQVTSFKFPKGTMSSFKGNAILNIKFTGILNDNMAGFYRAKYEDKLTGETKYMATTQMEPTDARRAFPCFDEPNLKATFAITLVSDPSLTHLSNMDVKEEYVKSGKKFTLFNTTPKMSTYLVAFIVAELKYVESKNFRIPVRVYATPGNEKHGQFAADLTAKTLAFFEKSFGIQYPLPKMDNVAVHEFSAGAMENWGLVTYRVVDLLLDKDNSTLDRIQRVAEVVQHELAHQWFGNLVTMDWWEGLWLNEGFATWMSWYSCNEFQPEWKVWEQYVTDTLQHALGLDSLRSSHPIEVPVKKADEINQIFDAISYSKGASLLRMISKWLGEETFIKGVSQYLNKFKYGNAKTEDLWDALANASGKDVRSVMNIWTKKVGFPVISVSEDGNGKITFRQNRYLSTADVKDDEDKTIYPVFLALKTKNGVDSSVVLNERTKSIDLDDQTFFKVNSDQSGIYITSYSDERWAKLGEQSDLLSVEDRVGLVADVKTLSASGYTSTINFMNLVSKWNKEKSFVVWEQIINSISSLKSTWLFEPKETQNALDNFTKQLISDMTHQLGWEFKSSDSFSTQRLKVTMFGAACAARDTYVEKAALRMFTDYCNGNKDAIPALIKPIVFNTAARIGGRENYEKVYEIYLDPISNDEKLAALRSLGRFKEPELLERTLGYLFDGTILNQDIYIPMQGMRAHQEGVKALWSWIQKNWEELVKRLPPGLSMLGSVVTLGTSGFTSLQKIDEIKKFFVTKSTKGFDQSLAQSLDTITSKAQWVNRDRDVINKYLKDNGYF; encoded by the coding sequence TAACACCCCAAAACGTGAAATTCTTCCTGATAATGCCGTTCCTATACATTACGATTTAACGGTGGAACCTGATTTTAAAacattcaaatttgaaggCTCAGTTAACATTGAGCTAAAAATTAATAATCCTGCAATTGATACAGTGAAATTGAACGCCGTCGATATCGACATTCACTCTGCCAAAATTGGTGATGTCACAGCTTCAATGATCACCAACGAAGAGGAACAACAAGTCACCAGCTTCAAGTTTCCCAAAGGGACTATGTCTTCTTTTAAGGGTAATGCAATTTTGAATATAAAGTTTACTGGTATTTTAAATGATAATATGGCAGGCTTCTATCGAGCAAAATATGAAGATAAGTTAACCGGTGAAACTAAATATATGGCTACTACTCAAATGGAACCTACTGATGCTAGAAGAGCTTTTCCATGTTTCGATGAGCCTAATTTGAAAGCTACTTTTGCTATCACTTTAGTTTCGGACCCATCTCTAACTCATCTATCTAACATGGATgtcaaagaagaatacgTAAAGAGCGGAAAAAAGTTCACTTTGTTCAATACAACCCCTAAGATGTCAACTTATCTCGTTGCTTTCATCGTTGCTGAATTAAAGTACGTTGAGTCTAAAAACTTTCGCATTCCTGTTAGAGTTTACGCTACTCCTGGTAATGAAAAACATGGTCAGTTTGCCGCTGACTTGACAGCCAAAACTTTggcattttttgaaaaatcttttgGCATTCAATATCCTTTGCCAAAAATGGACAATGTTGCTGTTCACGAATTTTCTGCAGGAGCTATGGAAAATTGGGGGTTAGTAACATACAGAGTGGTTGATTTATTACTTGACAAAGACAATTCTACATTGGATCGTATCCAAAGGGTTGCTGAAGTAGTTCAACATGAATTGGCCCATCAGTGGTTCGGTAATCTGGTTACCATGGACTGGTGGGAAGGCTTATGGCTAAATGAAGGATTTGCCACTTGGATGTCGTGGTATTCATGTAATGAATTTCAACCAGAATGGAAAGTTTGGGAACAGTATGTTACTGATACCTTACAACATGCTTTAGGCCTTGACTCTTTGAGGTCCTCTCACCCAATTGAGGTACCTGTAAAGAAAGCCGATGAGATCAATCAAATCTTTGATGCTATTTCTTACTCAAAGGGCGCTTCTTTATTGCGTATGATTTCGAAATGGTTAGGTGAAGAAACTTTTATTAAAGGTGTGTCACAATATCTGAATAAGTTTAAGTACGGTAACGCGAAGACCGAAGATCTATGGGATGCTTTAGCTAATGCCTCCGGTAAAGATGTTCGCTCTGTTATGAATATCTGGACTAAAAAAGTTGGTTTTCCTGTCATCTCGGTTAGTGAAGATGGTAATGGTAAGATAACTTTCCGCCAAAACCGTTACTTAAGCACAGCCGACGTCAAAGACGACGAAGATAAGACCATTTATCCTGTATTTTTAGCATTGAAGACCAAAAATGGAGTAGACAGCTCTGTCGTGTTAAATGAAAGAACCAAAAGTATTGATTTAGACGACCAAACTTTTTTTAAGGTTAATAGTGACCAGTCTGGTATCTACATTACATCTTACAGTGATGAAAGATGGGCAAAATTAGGGGAACAATCAGACTTGTTGTCTGTTGAAGATCGTGTAGGTCTGGTTGCTGACGTCAAAACATTATCTGCCTCCGGTTATACTTCGACTATTAATTTCATGAATTTGGTTTCCAAATGGAACAAGGAGAAGTCATTTGTTGTTTGGGAACAAATAATTAACAGCATATCTTCACTGAAATCTACTTGGTTGTTTGAACCAAAGGAAACTCAGAATGCACTTGATAATTTCACAAAACAACTAATAAGCGATATGACGCACCAGTTGGGTTGGGAATTCAAATCCTCTGATTCATTTTCCACTCAACGTTTGAAAGTGACCATGTTTGGTGCTGCTTGTGCTGCAAGAGATACATACGTCGAAAAAGCTGCTCTAAGAATGTTTACTGATTATTGTAATGGTAATAAGGATGCCATTCCTGCTTTAATTAAGCCAATTGTATTCAACACTGCGGCAAGAATTGGCGGTAGAGAAAACTACGAAAAAGTTTATGAAATTTACTTAGATCCTATTTCTAACGATGAGAAATTGGCCGCATTGAGATCTTTAGGTAGGTTTAAAGAACCAGAACTATTAGAAAGAACCTTAGGCTATTTGTTCGATGGTACTATCTTGAATcaagatatatatataccaaTGCAGGGCATGAGAGCCCACCAGGAGGGTGTCAAGGCATTATGGAGTTGGATTCAAAAGAACTGGGAAGAACTTGTAAAGAGATTACCTCCCGGTCTTTCAATGCTGGGCTCAGTCGTTACATTAGGTACTTCTGGTTTTACAtctttgcaaaaaattgatgagataaagaagtTCTTCGTCACCAAGTCTACTAAAGGTTTCGATCAAAGCTTAGCTCAATCATTGGACACCATTACTTCGAAAGCGCAGTGGGTCAATAGAGATCGTGATGTAATCAACAAGTACCTAAAAGATAACGGGTACTTCTAG
- the RPS27A gene encoding 40S ribosomal eS27 domain-containing protein (similar to Saccharomyces cerevisiae RPS27B (YHR021C) and RPS27A (YKL156W); ancestral locus Anc_5.265), with product MKHLRLVIASLGDGKQKLRRTYEFTIIRKEALNFVNSTFSRWREVTFILILSVSDHLGAKVKKNKIFTNNIRFIPFHLQQVLVQDLLHPTAASEARKHKLKTLVQGPRSYFLDVKCPGCLNITTVFSHAQTAVTCESCSTVLCTPTGGKAKLSEGTSFRRK from the coding sequence ATGAAGCATTTAAGGCTAGTCATTGCTAGTTTGGGAGATGGCAAACAAAAGTTAAGACGGACGTATGAAtttactattattagaaagGAAGCGCTAAATTTCGTTAATAGTACCTTTTCCAGATGGCGTGAAGTTACgtttattcttattttgtCCGTATCAGATCATCTAGGAGCAAAGgtcaaaaagaataaaatatttaCTAACAACATTCGGTTcattccttttcatttacaACAGGTTTTAGTTCAAGACTTATTGCATCCAACCGCAGCCTCTGAGGCAAGAAAGCACAAATTAAAGACCCTGGTTCAGGGCCCAAGATCTTACTTCCTAGACGTTAAATGCCCAGGTTGTTTGAACATTACTACAGTGTTTTCTCATGCTCAAACTGCAGTTACTTGCGAATCCTGCTCAACAGTCTTGTGCACTCCAACTGGTGGTAAGGCAAAGCTTTCTGAAGGTACATCTTTCAGAAGAAAGTAA
- the RSM22 gene encoding tRNA methyltransferase RSM22 (similar to Saccharomyces cerevisiae RSM22 (YKL155C); ancestral locus Anc_5.264): MLRRCLELLPKNVRFNSKFTDINLRSLDLADFIDTKNRGINVLPSNRGEATSSPNATNSKEARLLSKTLQGRSHRDQLELNPDVCKVINNNIMALHIPNNLRRVATNYYKEIQEPNSLHRPCRTKMEVDAHIASIFLQNYGSVFQSLKELQKRVGSENFNPRRVLDVGFGPAAGIVALNDILGPNYRPEAKDAVILGNTEMQKRAKIILSRQLNEVVDAVELNQSIEEEVETIEGDDTFQEDELIGEVMTKKINIMTDLRSSIPGSKEYDLIILTHQLLHDKNQFPIQVDENVEYYLKMLAPGGHIVIIERGNPMGFEVIARARQVMLRPENFLEEFGKIPRPWLRGMTVGDKNDAQLTNNPSNYFLKVIAPCSHQRKCPLQVGNPNFYTHKEGKDLKFCNFQKSIKRPKFSIELKKGGLLATSWDGSQGSTSRLRGTGRRNGRDYEVLNYTYLILERSNKDEKTLKEIKKLRDENVNGKYQIGSLGDDTQNSWPRIINDPTKRKGHVMMDLCAPSGELEKWTISRSFSKQLYHDARKSKKGDLWASGAKTQIKGLGDLNVKKFQKLEKERIKQLKKEERQKARKVMESYNELEESLQFDNRQFSNVEVMKEMSAFHGHHFLQHVNKK; encoded by the coding sequence ATGCTAAGAAGATGTCTTGAGCTTTTACCAAAAAATGTCCGATTTAATTCTAAGTTCACTGATATAAATTTACGAAGCCTAGATTTGGCGGATTTTATAGATACGAAGAATAGAGGTATCAATGTCCTTCCGTCGAACAGAGGTGAAGCTACTAGTTCACCTAATGCAACCAACTCCAAAGAAGCCAGgcttctttcaaaaacgCTTCAGGGCCGGTCACACCGTGATCAACTAGAGCTGAACCCTGATGTGTGCAAAGttatcaataataatataatgGCCCTGCATATTCCGAATAATCTAAGAAGAGTTGCCACAAATTATTACAAAGAGATTCAGGAACCAAACTCATTACACCGACCTTGTAGAACTAAAATGGAGGTTGACGCTCATATAgcttctatttttttacaaaattaCGGTTCGGTCTTCCAAAGTCTGAAAGAACTACAGAAAAGGGTAGGTAGTGAGAATTTCAACCCTCGGAGGGTCCTTGATGTTGGATTTGGTCCGGCTGCAGGTATAGTTGCGCTGAATGATATTCTGGGCCCAAACTACAGACCAGAAGCGAAAGATGCAGTTATCCTAGGTAACActgaaatgcaaaaaagagcaaaaatTATTTTAAGCAGGCAACTCAACGAAGTGGTCGATGCTGTAGAATTAAATCAGTCTATAGAGGAAGAAGTGGAAACGATTGAAGGGGACGATACCTTTCAAGAAGATGAACTTATTGGAGAAGTAATgacgaaaaaaataaacatcATGACCGACTTGCGATCTTCCATTCCCGGATCTAAGGAATACGACCTAATTATATTGACGCATCAACTCCTTCATGATAAAAATCAGTTTCCAATTCAggttgatgaaaatgtgGAGTACTATTTAAAAATGTTAGCGCCAGGGGGGCATATCGTTATTATTGAACGAGGCAACCCAATGGGATTCGAGGTTATCGCCAGAGCAAGACAAGTTATGCTTAGACCTGAAAACTTCTTAGAAGAGTTCGGCAAGATACCGAGACCTTGGTTAAGAGGAATGACAGTTGGAGACAAAAATGACGCGCAGTTAACTAACAATCCAAgtaattattttttaaaggTGATTGCTCCTTGTTCACACCAAAGAAAGTGTCCTCTACAGGTTGGAAATCCTAACTTTTACACTCATAAGGAAGGTAAAGACTTGAAATTCTGCaattttcagaaaagcATCAAGAGACCCAAGTTTAGTATAGAACTAAAGAAGGGCGGACTTCTGGCTACATCCTGGGACGGTTCTCAAGGAAGTACATCTAGATTAAGAGGTACAGGAAGGAGAAATGGTCGAGACTATGAAGTTTTAAATTATACTTATTTGATTCTTGAAAGATCAAATAAGGATGAAAAAACATTGAAggaaatcaagaaattaCGCGATGAAAATGTCAatggaaaatatcaaattgGTTCATTGGGTGATGATACGCAAAATTCCTGGCCAAGAATCATTAATGATCCTACCAAACGTAAAGGTCATGTAATGATGGATTTGTGTGCACCATCAGGTGAGCTTGAAAAATGGACTATTTCTCGGTCCTTTTCCAAACAATTATACCATGATGCTAGAAAGAGTAAGAAAGGAGATTTATGGGCATCGGGGGCCAAAACGCAGATTAAAGGATTGGGTGATTTGAACGTTAAGAAGTTCCAGAAGctagagaaagaaagaatcaAGCAattaaaaaaggaagaacGTCAAAAAGCTAGGAAGGTTATGGAATCTTATAACGAATTGGAGGAGTCTCTTCAGTTTGATAATCGTCAGTTCTCAAACGTTGAGGTAATGAAGGAGATGTCTGCTTTTCATGGTCACCATTTTCTACAACATGTAAataaaaagtga
- the SRP102 gene encoding Signal recognition particle receptor subunit beta (similar to Saccharomyces cerevisiae SRP102 (YKL154W); ancestral locus Anc_5.263) produces the protein MLSNTIIIACLLVIVTTIALVAVQKVSPKKRVKQKSYQPSILITGPQNSGKTSLFTLLTTDSVRPTVVSQELLSAANYDGSNVTLVDFPGHVKLRYKLSECLKTRAKFIKGLIFMVDATIDPKKLTTTAEFLVDILSITESRSEKGIDVLIACNKSESFTARPSSKIQDALENEVQKVIERRRKSLNEVERKINEEEEEEAENVLDVLQSTHGFKFANLEGSVIAFEGSVNKKRISEWRQWIDEKL, from the coding sequence ATGCTAAGCAACACAATTATAATTGCCTGTTTATTGGTGATAGTAACTACCATAGCGCTGGTGGCAGTGCAGAAGGTATCACCCAAGAAAAGagtcaaacaaaaaagctATCAGCCATCTATCCTCATAACAGGTCCTCAAAATTCTGGCAAGACCAGCTTGTTTACGTTACTGACCACTGATTCCGTAAGACCAACCGTTGTGTCTCAGGAACTGTTATCAGCGGCGAATTACGACGGTTCTAACGTCACTTTGGTAGACTTTCCAGGTCATGTGAAGTTGCGCTATAAACTCTCTGAATGCTTGAAAACTAGAGCCAAATTCATTAAAGGATTAATATTCATGGTAGATGCTACTATTGATCCTAAGAAATTAACCACTACTGCTGAATTCTTGGTCGACATATTATCAATCACTGAATCGAGGAGCGAAAAAGGTATTGATGTTTTGATTGCATGCAACAAAAGCGAATCGTTCACTGCGAGACCATCATCAAAAATCCAAGATGCTTTGGAGAATGAAGTCCAAAAAGttattgaaagaagaagaaaatcgTTAAATGAggttgaaagaaaaattaatgaggaagaagaagaagaagcagaaaatGTACTAGACGTTTTACAATCGACCCATGGGTTCAAGTTCGCAAATTTGGAGGGATCTGTTATTGCATTTGAGGGAAGTGTTAATAAGAAAAGGATATCCGAATGGCGCCAATGGATAGATGAAAAACTGTAA
- the GPM1 gene encoding phosphoglycerate mutase GPM1 (similar to Saccharomyces cerevisiae GPM1 (YKL152C); ancestral locus Anc_5.257), which produces MPKLVLVRHGQSEWNEKNLFTGWVDVRLSAKGEQEAARAGELLKEKKVYPDVLYTSKLSRAIQTANIALEKADRLWIPVNRSWRLNERHYGDLQGKDKAETLKKFGEEKFNTYRRSFDVPPPPIDASSPFSQKGDERYKYVDPNVLPETESLALVIDRLLPYWQDVIAKDLLSGKTVMIAAHGNSLRGLVKHLEGISDADIAKLNIPTGIPLVFELDENLKPSKPSYYLDPEAAAAGAAAVANQGKK; this is translated from the coding sequence ATGCCAAAGTTAGTTTTAGTTAGACACGGTCAATCCGAATGGAACGAAAAGAACTTATTCACCGGTTGGGTTGATGTTAGATTGTCCGCCAAGGGTGAACAAGAAGCCGCCAGAGCTGGTGAATTgttgaaggaaaagaaggtcTACCCAGACGTCTTATACACTTCTAAGTTGTCTAGAGCTATCCAAACCGCTAACATTGCTTTGGAAAAGGCTGACAGATTGTGGATCCCAGTCAACAGATCCTGGAGATTGAACGAAAGACACTACGGTGACCTACAAGGTAAGGACAAAGCTGAAACCTTGAAGAAGTTcggtgaagaaaaattcaacaCCTACAGAAGATCTTTCGATGTTCCACCTCCACCAATCGACGCTTCCTCTCCATTCTCTCAAAAGGGTGATGAAAGATACAAGTACGTCGACCCAAATGTCTTGCCAGAAACTGAATCTTTGGCTTTGGTCATTGACAGATTGTTGCCATACTGGCAAGATGTCATTGCCAAGGACTTATTGAGTGGTAAGACCGTTATGATCGCTGCTCACGGTAACTCCTTGAGAGGTTTAGTCAAGCACTTGGAAGGTATCTCCGATGCTGACATTGCTAAGTTGAACATTCCAACTGGTATTCCATTGGTTTTCGAATTGGATGAAAACTTGAAGCCATCTAAGCCATCTTACTACTTGGACCCAGAAGCTGCCGCTGCTGGTGCCGCTGCTGTTGCCAACCAAGGTAAGAAATAA
- the NNR2 gene encoding NADHX dehydratase (similar to Saccharomyces cerevisiae YKL151C; ancestral locus Anc_5.256): MLAELSHRELIKLAQKRCIPPLLPKFHKGQSGGRVCIIGGCEDYTGAPYFSANATALMGCDLTHVICEYNAGTVIKSYTPNLMVHPYLRMSSTKFDIDMDEQTKKINSLLDRIHVVVIGPGLGRDPLMLKSIKEIIRYILEKHEGKIPLVIDADGLYLVSLDSEVKQMLRSYPKGRVILTPNVVEFKRLSDAIGKKGDSHAEMGSLIAQDLNCIVVEKGQSDRIFSPCGEEDMLTNTEEGSNKRVGGQGDTLTGAISCMLAFSRAMYDFKICEQEDTGDSATDKTLRNWIDYAMLSCYAGCTITRECSRLGFKAKGRAMQTTDLNDRVGEVFAKLFGR, from the coding sequence ATGTTGGCAGAACTATCTCATAGAGAACTGATAAAATTGGCGCAGAAAAGATGCATACCACCTTTATTACCAAAGTTTCATAAGGGACAATCCGGCGGGAGAGTATGTATAATTGGAGGATGCGAAGATTATACAGGAGCACCATATTTCAGCGCCAATGCCACGGCTCTGATGGGATGTGATTTGACACACGTCATCTGCGAATACAATGCTGGTACAGTCATTAAGTCATACACTCCAAACCTAATGGTCCATCCGTATCTTCGTATGAGCAGCACCaaatttgatattgatatgGACGaacaaacaaagaaaatcaattcTTTATTGGACAGGATCCACGTTGTGGTAATTGGACCTGGTTTGGGTCGAGACCCCCTAATGTTGAAATCCATCAAAGAGATCATCAGGTACATACTTGAAAAACATGAAGGCAAGATTCCATTAGTCATTGATGCCGATGGATTGTATTTGGTGAGCTTAGACAGTGAGGTTAAACAGATGCTGAGAAGCTACCCTAAAGGTAGAGTCATCCTAACACCCAATGTGGTagaattcaaaagattgaGTGATGCTATAGGCAAGAAGGGTGACTCGCACGCCGAGATGGGTAGCTTGATCGCTCAGGACTTGAATTGTATTGTGGTCGAAAAGGGGCAGTCAGACAGGATCTTCTCTCCTTGCGGTGAAGAAGACATGTTGACCAATACCGAAGAAGGTAGCAACAAGAGAGTGGGAGGTCAAGGTGACACCTTAACAGGAGCCATATCATGCATGCTCGCATTCAGTCGTGCAATGTACGATTTTAAAATTTGCGAGCAGGAAGATACAGGGGATTCTGCTACTGATAAAACTTTAAGAAACTGGATAGATTACGCTATGTTAAGTTGTTATGCGGGTTGCACAATCACACGTGAATGTTCCCGTCTTGGGTTCAAGGCTAAGGGACGTGCAATGCAGACTACAGACCTAAATGACCGTGTCGGCGAGGTGTTCGCCAAGCTATTCGGCCGGTGA
- the MCR1 gene encoding cytochrome-b5 reductase (similar to Saccharomyces cerevisiae MCR1 (YKL150W); ancestral locus Anc_5.255) — protein sequence MFSRLSRSHSKALPIALGTAAIAAATAFYFANRNQHSFVFNESNKVFKGDDKWIDLPISKIEEESHDTRRFTFKLPTEDSEMGLVLASALFAKFVTPKGSNVVRPYTPVSDLSQKGHFQLVIKHYDGGKMSSHLFGLKPNDTVSFKGPIMKWKWQQNQFKSITLLGAGTGITPLYQLAHHIVENPNDKTKVNLLYGNKTPQDILLKKELDALKENHPDKFEVTYFVDDKQEVQEFDGEVGFISKDFIQENVPGPKEDTHLFICGPPPFMNAYSGEKKSPKDQGELIGILNNLGYSKDQVFKF from the coding sequence ATGTTCTCCAGATTATCAAGATCTCACTCCAAAGCACTACCGATTGCTCTAGGTACCGCTGCTATAGCAGCTGCAACTGCATTCTATTTTGCCAACCGTAATCAACACTCCTTTGTTTTTAATGAATCAAACAAAGTGTTCAAGGGTGACGACAAATGGATCGACTTGCCAATATCCAAGATTGAGGAAGAATCCCATGATACCAGAAGGTTTACTTTCAAGCTACCTACTGAAGACTCAGAAATGGGTTTGGTTCTAGCATCTGCTTTGTTCGCCAAGTTTGTCACGCCAAAAGGTTCTAATGTGGTTAGGCCATATACTCCTGTGAGTGACCTTTCCCAAAAAGGCCACTTCCAGTTGGTCATTAAGCATTATGATGGCGGTAAGATGAGCTCACATCTATTTGGTCTGAAGCCAAACGATACCGTTTCTTTTAAAGGGCCTATCATGAAATGGAAGTGGCAACAAAACCAATTCAAGTCAATCACGTTATTGGGTGCAGGCACAGGTATCACCCCCTTGTACCAATTAGCTCACCATATAGTTGAAAACCCCAATGATAAGACCAAAGTTAACTTATTATACGGGAATAAGACGCCTCAAGATATTTTGCTAAAGAAGGAGTTAGATGCTTTGAAGGAGAACCATCCCGATAAGTTCGAGGTTACTTACTTTGTTGATGACAAGCAAGAAGTTCAAGAGTTTGATGGTGAAGTTGGTTTCATTTCCAAAGATTTCATTCAAGAGAATGTTCCAGGTCCAAAGGAGGACACACATTTGTTTATCTGCGGTCCACCACCATTCATGAATGCTTACTCAggtgaaaagaaatcaccCAAAGACCAAGGCGAGCTGATTGGTATCTTGAACAATTTAGGCTACTCTAAGGATCAAGTTTTCAAGTTTTAA
- the DBR1 gene encoding RNA lariat debranching enzyme (similar to Saccharomyces cerevisiae DBR1 (YKL149C); ancestral locus Anc_5.254), translating into MTKLRIAVQGCCHGQLNQIYKEVARIHAKTPIDLLIILGDFQSIRDTQDFKSIAIPPKYQRLGDFISYYNNEIEAPVPTIFIGGNHESMRHLMLLPHGGYAAKNIYYMGYSNVIWFKGIRIGSLSGIWKQWDFNKQRPNWNDLENNSWRANIRNLYHVRLSDVAPLFMINNRMDIMLSHDWPNGVVYHGDVKHLLKFKPFFEPDIKKGDLGSPVTWQLLRNLRPQWWLSAHLHVRFPASIKHNKRSSQILNSSTSKMKKNTNEIDLDLSSDDDERPVMMNGLEESKRDFRYDETRFLALDKCLPRRRWLEILEVEPDKSHISWKNEDHCMFWDPEFINNLKVWQKNENLLYSKPFDSIDWMELSQSNRDKAKEVDWENYAIPEYTLDIQKDEIGQTTKFISKFLV; encoded by the coding sequence ATGACTAAACTACGAATTGCTGTACAAGGATGTTGTCACGGTCAACTGAATCAAATTTATAAAGAGGTTGCACGAATTCACGCCAAGACACCCattgatttattaattaTTCTTGGAGATTTCCAAAGTATTCGTGATACGCAGGATTTCAAATCAATAGCCATACCACCAAAATACCAAAGGCTTGGTGATTTTATAtcatattacaacaatgaAATCGAAGCCCCCGTCCCTACTATTTTTATTGGCGGCAACCATGAGTCGATGAGACATTTGATGCTTTTGCCACATGGTGGCTATGCAGCAAAGAATATTTACTACATGGGATACTCTAATGTCATATGGTTTAAAGGTATAAGAATAGGGTCATTAAGTGGGATATGGAAGCAATGGGATTTCAATAAGCAGCGACCAAATTGGAATGATCTAGAAAACAACAGTTGGAGAGCTAATATAAGAAATCTGTATCATGTGAGACTTTCCGATGTTGCTCCCCTTTTTATGATCAATAATCGCATGGATATCATGTTGAGCCATGATTGGCCAAACGGAGTTGTGTATCATGGTGACGTTAAACACTTGTTGAAGTTTAaacctttttttgaacCAGACATTAAAAAGGGCGACCTAGGAAGTCCAGTGACTTGGCAATTATTAAGAAATTTGCGTCCTCAGTGGTGGCTAAGCGCACACTTACATGTCAGATTTCCAGCTTCCATCAAACATAATAAAAGGAGCTCTCAAATACTAAACAGTTCAACGtcaaagatgaaaaaaaataccaatGAAATTGATTTGGACTTGTCCAGTGACGACGATGAAAGACCAGTTATGATGAATGGCCTGGAAGAAAGTAAGCGTGATTTCAGATACGACGAGACACGATTCTTGGCGTTGGACAAGTGCTTGCCAAGGAGACGTTGGTTAGAAATTTTGGAAGTAGAACCGGATAAGTCGCATATTTCGTGGAAGAATGAGGATCACTGCATGTTTTGGGACCCTGAGtttatcaataatttgaaagtttGGCAAAAGAATGAGAATTTATTATATAGTAAACCATTTGATAGCATCGATTGGATGGAACTATCTCAATCTAATCGGGATAAAGCAAAGGAAGTTGATTGGGAGAATTATGCCATACCTGAATACACTTTAGATATCCAGAAAGACGAGATAGGCCAAACTACGAAATTCATTTCTAAATTCCTTGTTTAA